CTGACCAGGCGGTACCCCGATCGGCGGTGGAGCAGCACCCGGTCGGCCGCCCGGGTCAGCGGCGCAGCCACCACTCGAAGCGGCGGGTCATCCACGGCAGCAGGGCGTAGGTCATGATCGGCGTCGCCACCAGCGTGGTGAGGAAGGTGCGGACCACGATCCCGACCTCGACGCCTGTGCCCTTGAGGAGCAGGCCCAGGGTGAGGCTGAGCGGGAAGAAGGCCAGCCAGATCACGGTCGCCTGCTTCCACCGCGGCGGGGCGGGCGTCGCCGGTCGCAGGTCCTCGACGTCGCGGGAGGTGGGCTCGTCGAACCAGCCCTCGATGCCGGTGCGCCGCTCGACCAGCGACTCGCCGACCAGGCCCTGGGCCGAGCCGAGCCACCACGCCCGCTGGGAGGAGGACTCCCAGGCGTCCAGGGCGTGCTGGTCGGCGAAGCGGTAGAGCATGTGCCACTCGTCCGAGGCGTCGGATGGCCGCACCCAGCCGGTGCCGAGGAAGCCCGGGAACCGCTCCGCCAGCGACGAGCCGGCGCGCACCCAGGCCACCATCTGCTCGGCGTGGTCGGGGCTGACGTGGCGCACGATGGACACGGTGACGGGTCCGCCGTGCGCCGGCTCCCGGACGAGCGGCTCGCTCACAGCGTGGGGTCCTCGCTGACCTTGATCAGGAGCTTGCCGAAGTTGCGGCCGCTGAGCAGCCCGCGGAACGCCTCGGGAGCGTTCTCCAGGCCCTCGACGACGTCCTCGCGGTAGCGGACCTTGCCCTCGGCGACCCACTGCGACATGTCGCGCACGAAGTCGCGGCCGTGGGCGGCGGTGAACTCGTTCTGGATGAAGCCGCGCACGGTCAGGCTCTTGCGCAGCACCAGGCCCATGAAGCCGGGCAGCCGGTCGGGACCCTCGGGGGCCGAGGTGCGGTTGTAGTCGGCGACCAGGCCGCACACCGGCACCCGGGCGTAGAGGTTGACGTGCTTGAAGACCTCGCGGGCGACCGGGCCGCCGACGTTCTCGAAGTAGACGTCGATGCCGTCGGGCACGGCCGCGGCGAGCTCGTCGGCGAAGTCGGGGGAGCGGTGGTCCAGCGCCACGTCGAAGCCGAACTCGTCGAGCAGCGCCTGCCGCTTGGCCTCGCCGCCGGCGATCCCGACCGAGCGAGCGCCCTGGACCTGGGCGATCTGGCCCACGGCCGAGCCGACCGGCCCGGTCGCGGCGGCCACGACGACGGTCTCGCCCGGCTGCGGCCTGCCGATCTGCAGCAGCCCGGCGTACGCCGTGAAGCCGGGCATGCCGAGCACGCCGACGGCCGTGGAGATCGGGGCCTTCGCGGGGTCGAGGCGGCGCAGGCCGGTGCCGTCGCTGATCGCGTGGCTCTGCCAGCCGGAGTAGGACAGCGCGGCGTCGCCGACGGCCCAGTCGGGGTGGCGCGACTCCTCCACGACGCAGACCGTGGCGCCCTCGAGGACGTCACCGACCGCGACGGGGGCGGCGTACGACGGGGCGTCGCTCATGCGCCCGCGCATGTAGGGGTCGAGCGAGAGGTAGACCACGCGCAGCAGCAGCTGGCCGTCGGCCAGCGCCGGGAGCTCGGTGGTCTCGAAGCGGTACGTCGCGTCGTCCGGCTCGCCCACGGGGCGCTGGGCGAGCCGGACCTGGGTGGAGCGGGCGGGGGCAGGAGGAGTGGTGCTCATGCCCCCAGTTTCTCAGCGCGCCCCGAGCACCGCGCGGCGGGCGTCGACCAGTCCGTAGCCGTCGAGCGCCGTGAAGCCCCGACCGATCCGGTTGGAGACCTGGCCGCGCACCACCTTGCCGTCGGCGCGCAGCGCCACGAAGCGCATGCCGGGCAGCACCTGGTCCTGGGGGTAGCGCACCGCGCTGCCGAGCAGGTCGGCGCCGTTGCCCTCGTCGGCCCCGCCGTAGCCCGAGACCGCGAGGTCGCGGTCGACGCCGAACTGGAGCTGCTGACCGCGCTTGAGCCGGTCCTGGAAGGTCAGCGTCATCCGGCGGTACTGGCCCCGCACCGCCTGGCCGGCACCGCTCCCGGCGTACGACGCCTTCACCGTGCGCGCCCGCAGCCCGCCCGAGGTGCTGCCGACCCGGAAGGCGTAGCCGTCGTCGCGGAAGGAGGGCGTGCCGTCGAAGTGGCGGCGGTCGAAGACCAGCCCGGCGGAGCCGCTGCGGCTGCCGAGGGCGGTCGGGGCGGCGGTGCCGCCGAGCAGCGTGATCCGGCGCAGCGGGACCTTGCCGGTGTAGCGCAGCGTGAAGAAGCGGTCGCTGACCATCGAGCGCGGCGCCGAGGTGCCGTTCTCGAAGCCGGCGCCGCCACGGGCCGACAGCGTGATCCCGCCGGCGCTGCCGCTGGAGGCGAAGGGGTCCAGGTCGTGGCGGAAGCCCGAGTCCTGGAGCCGGTTGCGCAGCGCGGCGGGCGACAGCGAGCGTCCGCCGCCGGCCTGCTGCAGCGCCAGCGCCGCGATGCCCGAGGCCTGCGGCGCGGCGGCGCTGGTGCCGAAGAAGTTGGGCTGCCGGTCGGCGTCGAGCACGCTGTCGCTGCCGAAGAAGGTGGTGTTGCCGCCGTCGGCGGACGCGATCTGCGGCACCCGCCGGATCTCCACCGCCGGCAGCCGCTCACCGGCCGAGTCGAAGAAGACCGGGAGGTCGCCGCCGGGCGAGGTGAAGAACTCCGGTCCGACGGGGGCGAACGGCGAGACGGCGGCGACGGCCGTGGCGCCCTTGGCCAGGGTGTGGCCGGCCATGGCGGGCGAGAGCGGGTCGACGTACTCGGAGAGGGCGGCGTCGTCGTAGACGACGTTGCGCAGCCGGGTGGCGCCCACCGGGCCCGTGCCGGCGCGGGCGATCACGAGCTGCACCCGGCCGGGGCCGTCGATGCCGGCGAGCTCCTGCGGGCGGCCGCTGAGCAGGTTGTCGTCGGCGATCGGGAACAGGTAGTTGCCGCGGGAGTCGAAGACCAGGACGTTGAAGTCGGTCGAGACCGTCGAGGGCGCGAGCACCGGGAGCACCTGGAGGGTGAAGTCGCCGGTGTCGCCGTTGAAGCCCGAGACGGCGATCGTGTAGTCGCCGGCCTGCTTGACGGTGGTGGCCAGCTGCTCGGGGGAGGAGCCGGTGTCGATCTCGTTGGTGGTGCCGTCGGGTGCGGTCACGGTCAGGACCAGGTCGGTGCTCCCGCTGGGGATGCCGTCGACGCGGAACAGCAGCGGCTTGCCGACCTGGTCGGAGGTGGCCGTGAAGGTGTACGTCGGGCTCGGCGTGGCCACGGTGACCTCGCCGGTCTGCGAGAACAGCGGCGAGCCGAGGGTGGCGCCGTCGAGGTCGACCGGGTCGTCCCACTGCAGGTTGAGCAGGCCGCCGCCGTCACCGAGGGTGAGGGTCTGGGCGATGTCGGTGCCGCTGCCCGGGTCCATGTCCTGGAGGCCGCCGGAGTAGAGGGTGGGGTCGACGTCGCCGAGCTTGATGTTGGTGCCGCGGACGGCCGTGCGGGCGGGCAGCAGCCGGACCGGGGAGTTCCAGGCCTGCTCTACACCGTCGTTGCCGGCCGCGGTGAAGTAGTGGACGCCGTCGGCCGCGACGTCGTCGATGGCGTCGGAGAGGGCCGAGTCGGAGAAGAACGGCTCGTCGAGGTAGCCGATGTCGTCGACCACCACGTCGGCCCGGCACGGGCCGGACGGGTCGGCGAGGCGGCGGATGTTGGCCGCGAAGCCGAGCTGGCCGTCCAGGGCGGTGGCGAAGCAGAGCTTGGCGCCGGGCGCGACGTCGTGGGCGACCTGGAGCATGCCGCGGCCCTCGTCGGTGTTGGAGTCCGAGACCGGCGGGTCGTCCACGACCACGACGGGCTGGGGGTTGCGCGGGTTGCCGGTGCCGGGCAGGTCGCCGGTGGCGACGTCCTGGGCGGCGTGGACGAGCAGGGGAGACCCGTCGAGGGCGGTGGTCGCCGCGTCGTAGGAGTCCGAGAGCGCGCCGATGGTGATGCCGGTGCCGTCCACCCCCGTGCCCTGGACGGTGTCGACGCCCTGGAGCGGGACGCCCTGGGCGGTGGCCTGGCCGACCGAGGTCCAGGCCCGGGGGGCCAGCACCATCGTGCCGGTCTGCGCGAGGGCCGCGACCTGCTGCGCCCGCTGCTCGGGCACGAACCCCTGGAGCGTGCCGCTCGTCGGGTCGACGTACTCCGTGACGAAGCCGAGGCGCTCCGCGTTGCGCCGGAAGACGCCGCGGTCGGCGTCGGCCTGCGGGGTGAGGTAGACCCGCACCCGGCCCTGCGCGTCGCGCACGACCAGCCGCTCGTCGTCCAGGCGGGGGCCGCTCGGGGTAGCGCCGCGGCGACGGGAGCCGTCGCCGGCGAGCACCCGGCCCAGGCCGTTGCCCAGCGCGGCGTCGGCCGTGCCCGAGGCGCCGGCACCCGGGTCGGAGACGGTGCGGGCCAGCGTGGCCGGCGTGACGGCGGCCGTCGAGATCGACGGCGCGAGCGTGAGGGAGGTCGCGGCGAGCGTCAGCCCGAGCACTCCGACGGTCCAGCGAGGTGAGCGCATGCCCGAGCACCTTCCAGGAAGCGGTGCCCGAGGTGCGGACTGCTCATCGGGCCTCTGCCAGGCTAGAGGCCACGCGCACGCACCACTGCTCGGCACGCCGCCTGGTGGACGCCTGCTGCCCCGCGGCCCCGACGTCGCGCGGGCCAGCGACCTCGCAGGTGAGCCAGGTCTGGTCGAACAGCCCGGCGTAGCGGACCCGCTGCCGGTCCTGGGTCGCGTCGCAGCTCTGGCGGAAGGCGGCCCGGCCGAACGGCGCGTCGACCACGCGGCACCCGGTGCGCTCCGCCGCCTCGGCGCGCACCCGGCGGGCCAGGGCGGCGTCGGCCGGCCGGGCGAACAGCCATGCGCGGGCCGCGGTGCCGCCAGCGCTCCAGCTGCAGCCCAGCTCCTGGACCCGGTCGCGACCGATGTCGGCCAGGGCCAGCTGGTCGCCGTTGCCGTACGCCGCGCTCCGCGGCCGCTCGTCGGCGCCCGAGGCGTTGCCGAGCGCGTCGGCCACCGCGTCGTCGGGCACCAGCGAGCAGAAGTCGATGCGGGGCAGCTCGAGGGCGTTGGTCTCCAGGCGCGACATCGGCGTGGGGGAGGGGGTCGCGGTGGCCACCGGCCCCCCGGAGGAGGAGCAGCCGCCCAGCAGCAGCCCCGCCAGCACCGCGCCCAGCGGGACCCGCAGCGCCCGGACCCCGACACGGCGACGGGCCGAGGATGCGCACATGCGGGCAACCGTAGGGCCCAGCGCTTAGCGTTGCCAGCGGTCCGGACGCAACCCCTGCGTGCCCCCGACATCCCCGACACCGGCCCACCCACCGCCGTGATCAGATTCGAGAACGTCACCGCGACCTACCCCGGTCACACCGCCAAGGCCCTCGACGACGTCACCGCGATCATCGACGAGGGCGAGTTCGTCTTCCTCGTCGGCGAGTCCGGCTCGGGCAAGTCCACCTTCCTGCGGCTGGTGCTGCGCGAGATCCGGGCCTCCAGCGGCCAGGTCTTCGTCGACGGCCGCGAGCTGGGCCGGATGCGGAGCTGGCGGGTGCCGCAGCTGCGCCGCCAGGTCGGCACCGTCTTCCAGGACTTCCGGCTGCTGCCCAACAAGACCGTGGCCCAGAACGTCGCCTTCGCGCTCCAGGTCATCGGCAAGCCCAAGGCCCAGATCAACCGGCTGGTGCCCGAGACCCTGGAGCTCGTGGGCCTGGAGGGCAAGGGCCGCCGGATGCCCGACGAGCTCTCGGGCGGCGAGCAGCAGCGCGTCGCCATCGCCCGGGCCTTCGTCAACCGGCCCAAGATCCTCATCGCCGACGAGCCGACCGGCAACCTCGACCCGGCCACCAGCGCCGGGATCATGAAGCTGCTCGACCGGATCAACCGCACCGGCACCACCGTGCTGATGGCCAGCCACGACGTCGAGATCGTCGACCAGATGCGCAAGCGGGTCATCGAGCTCGAGCACGGCTCGGTCGTGCGCGACCAGCTGCGCGGCGTCTACGGCCACACCTACTAGGAGCCGATCTCCCGTGCACCTCCGCTACGTCTTCTCCGAGACCCGCACCGGCCTGCGTCGCAACGTGTCGATGTCGGTCGCGCTGGTCGTGACCATCTTCGTCTCGCTCACCCTGGTCGGCATGGGCCTGCTGCTCAACGCCCAGGCCGACAAGGCCGAGCGGTTCTGGGGCTCCAAGCTCCAGATCACCGTCTTCATGTGCAACCAGAACAGCCAGGTGCCGACCTGCGCCGACGGCGAGGTCACCGCCGCCCAGAAGGCCGCCATCGAGCAGGTCGTCGAGACCAGCCCCGAGGTCGAGTCGCACTACTTCCAGAGCAAGGAGCAGGCGTTCGCGACCTGGAAGCGGGTCTACCTCGACAAGGACGCCGCCGAGCAGGAGATCTACTCCACGGTCACCGCCAAGGACATGCAGGAGTCCTTCTGGGTGCAGCTCAAGGACCCCAACCAGTTCGAGGGCATCGAGTCGGCGCTGGCCGACCAGCAGGGCGTGGCCGCCGTGCGCGACCTGCGGCAGGTGCTCAAGCCGATCTACTTCTGGATCGAGGTCATGAAGTGGGGGGCGATCGCGGTCGCGGCGTTCCTGCTCCTCGCCGCGATCATGCAGGTCGGCAACACCATCCGGATGGCGGCGTACGCCCGGCGCAAGGAGATCGGCATCATGCGCCTGGTGGGGGCCTCGCGGCTCTACATCTCGCTGCCGTTCCTCATCGAGATCCTGGTCTCGGCGCTCGTCGGCGTCGGCCTGGCCGCCGGCACGCTGCTGGTGTTCATGCAGGTCGTGATCTACGGGATGCTGCGCCCGACCTCCACGATCGTGGAGTGGGTGGACTGGCAGGACTCCCTGGTCGCCATCGGCGGCGTGGCCGCGCTGGGCCTGGCGCTGACGCTGCTGCCGACACTCGTGATGACGCGCAAATACCTCAGAGTCTGAACCCACCGGGTTACCGTCGTCGGGCCTCTTCCCCCATATCGATTGGCGACCTCGGTGCTTCGCTTCCCCCGGACACCGTCGACGGCAGCGATGACCGTCTCCGCCCTGCTGGCGCTGTCCAGCGTGGTGGTCACGGTGCCCATCGCCACCGCCGACGACGACCTGCGCGACAAGCAGCGCGACGCGCGCAGCGACGTCCGCAGTGCCCAGGAGGACCTCCAGGAGTCCAGCAGGGCGCTCGCGGCCGCGGCCACGCGCCTGCGCGAGGCGCGCGCGAAGCTCTCGGGCGCGCAGCAGCGGCTCGGCGCGGCCCAGGCCGAGCTGGTCGAGGCGCGTCGGCTCGACCTGCGGATGCAGGCCCGGCTCGAGGCGGCCGAGGCCCGGCTGGCGCGGGCGCAGGCGGCGCTGGAGGTGGCCCGTGAGCGGGTGCGCGGCCAGCGCGCCGACATCGGGCGGCTCGCGGCCAGCATGTACGTCAACGGCGACCCCTCGATGATGGGGCTCTCGGTGGTGCTCAACTCCCAGGACCCGGCCGAGGCCACCAGCCAGCTCAACACCGTGGACTCGCTGATGAGCCGCCAGGACCTCACCCTCGACGAGCTGCGGGCCACCCGGGCCGCGATGGTGGCCGAGGAGGCGGAGGTCGCCGCCGCCAAGGAGGCGGTCGCCGAGCAGCGCGCCGCCGCCGCGACCAACCTCTCGCGCAGCCAGGAGCTCGAGCGGCAGGCCGCCGCCGCCCGCACCGAGGTCGCCTCCCTGGTCGTGGGGCGCCGCGCGGCCGAGGCCCAGGCCGGTCGTGCCCGCGCCGCCGACGCCGGCCAGCTGCGGGCCGCCGAGCAGCAGGCCGCACGCATCAAGCGCCTCATCCTCGAGCGCGCCGCCCGTCAGCGCGGCGGCGTCACCGGCGCCTCGGGCGGCTTCCTCGCCCGCCCGGTCCCGGGCTACGTGACCTCGCCCTACGGCTACCGGATCCACCCGATCTACGGCTACTACGGCCTGCACGACGGCACCGACTTCCACGCCCCCTGCGGCACCCCCAACGTCGCGGTCGCCGCCGGCACCGTGATCTCCACGGCGTGGTCCGACGTCTACGGCAACCGGCTCTACCTCGACGTCGGCCAGGTCAACGGCAAGAACATGACGGTCGTCTACAACCACCTCAGCTCCTACGCCGTGGGCGCCGGCCAGCGCGTCGGGCGCGGCCAGGTCGTCGGGTACGCCGGCACGACGGGCTGGTCGACCGCCTGCCACCTGCACTTCAGCGTGCTGCTCGACGGCAACCCCGTCGACCCGATGCGCTACCTCTGACGCCCGGCCCCGGTCGACCGTGGGGTCGGGTCCGCTGGCCCGACCTGGGAGGATGGGGGGATGGTCAAGGAGCAGGGGCGCAAGCTCGTGGCGCAGAACCGCAAGGCGCGCCACGACTACCACGTCGACGACACCCTGGAGGCCGGTCTGGTGCTCCAGGGCACCGAGGTGAAGTCGCTGCGTGCCGGGCGCGCGACCCTGGTCGACGGGTTCGCCGAGATCGACCACGGCGAGGCCTACCTGCACGGCGTGCACATCCCGGAGTACACCCAGGGCACCTGGACCAACCACGAGCCGCGGCGGGTCCGCAAGCTGCTGCTGCACCGTGCCGAGATCGACAAGCTGGAGCGGCGGGTCAACGAGCGCGGCTACACGCTGGTGCCGCTGTCGCTCTACTTCAAGGACGGTCGCGCCAAGGTGGAGCTGGCCCTGGCGCGCGGCAAGAAGTCCTACGACAAGCGGCACGCCATCGCCGAGCGCACCGCCAACCGCGAGAAGGAGCAGGCACTGGGCCGCCAGCTCAAGGGGATGGGCTGAAAACGCCCACCCCGCCCGCGCGTTCCTGATTCGCTACGCGCATGCGCTCCTCCGTCTCGCTCCGGCGTCTCGCCGTCCTCCTGCTCGCCCTGCTCGCACTCGGCACCGCCGGCGGCGGGACCACCGGGCCCGCCGCGGCCAGCACCAACGGCACCGCCGACGGCACGGCCCACCCGGCCACCGGGCTCCTCGTCCTCTACGCCGACGGGTTCCGGGTCCGCTGCAGCGGCGCGCTGGTCAGCCCCACCGTGGTGCTCAGCGCCGCCCACTGCTTCGACGACGCCGTCGGCCGGGTCGCGGTGAGCTTCGACTCCGTCATCGCCGAGGAGCCGCCGCTGCCGGTCCCGGCTGCCGCCGACCCGGCCGCCGGCTACACCGACGCCGAGCTCCGCGCCGCGGGCCTGCGCAGCGGCACGGCCGTCTCCCACCCGCAGTACTCCCACTTCACCGACCTCGACACCTGGAACGACGTGGCGGTGGTCGTCCTCGACCAGCCCGTCACGACCATCACGCCGGCCAGGCTGGCCCCGCTCGGCTCGCTCGACACCATCGCCAAGAGCCAGCTGTCGGCCACGGTCTTCCGCGCGGTCGGCTACGGTGCCGAGGTCCGCAAGCCGCTCGTCGGCCCGCAGAAGGCGACGCCGATGACCTACCCGCTGCTGCGCCGCTACGTCGACATGCCCGGCCAGAAGCTGACCCCGCAGGTGCTGCAGACCAACGGCACCTCCACCAACGACGAGTTCGGCGAGACCTGCGTCGGCGACTCCGGCGGCCCGGTCTACTTCGGGAGCACCATCGCCGCGGTCACCAGCTACAGCAACGGCAGCGGCGAGAAGTGCCGCTCCGTCCAGGGGTTCCAGCGCGTCGACGTGCGCGCCACCCGGGACTGGCTGGCTACCTTCGGTCTGTGACCGAGACCCCCCAGCCCGCCTCGATCTTCGCCCCGGACGAGCCCGAGGTCGCGCCGGTCTGGCGCGACCTCGGGCTGCCCGGGCTCTTCGACGTCCACGTCCACTTCCTGCCGCAGTCGATCCAGGACAAGGTGTGGGCGGTCTTCGACCAGGCGGGCCCCAAGATCGGGCGGGAGTGGCCGATCCGCTACCGCCACGACCACGACCAGCGGGTCGCGCAGCTCCGCGCGTTCGGCGTGCGCCGCTTCTCGGCGCTGCCCTACGCCCACCGACCGGGCGTCGCGACCTGGCTCAACGAGTGGGCGCGCGACTTCGCCGAGCGGGTGCCCGAGTGCCTGTGGTCGGCGACCTTCTACCCCGAGGACGGCGTCACGGCGTACGTCGAGGAGCTGCTCGAGGGCGGCGTCGAGGTCTTCAAGCTGCACACCCAGGTGGGGGAGTTCCTGCTCGACGACCCGCTGCTCGACGACGCCTTCGGGCTGCTCGAGGACGCCGGGGTCCCGATCGTGACCCACGTGGGGTCGGGCCCGGTCGGCAACCGGTTCACCGGCCCGCAGCACCTCGCGCGGCTGCTGGCGCGTCACCCGCGGCTGCCGGTCGTGGTGGCCCACATGGGGGCGCCGGAGTACGCCGAGTTCCTCACCATGGCCGAGACCCACGAGCACGTCCGGCTCGACACCACGATGGTGTTCACGGACTTCTTCGACGCCGACGGCGGCTACCCCGACGACCTGCTGCCGCGCCTGGCCGACCTCGGCGACAAGGTGCTGCTGGGCTCGGACTTCCCGACGATCCCCTACCCCTACCGCGAGCAGCTCGACGGGTTGCTGGCCCTCGAGGAGCGGCACCCCGGGCTGGGGGAGGACTGGCTGCGACGGGTGCTGTGGCACAACGGCGCCGAGCTGTTCGGCGCGCCGACGCTCACGGCTGGGGGCACCAGCGCCTGACGCCGTCGGGGGTGACGTCGACGTCGCGCAGCACCACGGCCAGGTCGCCGTGGTGGGCGCAGGTCCAGCTCAGGTCCTGCGCGCGGTACTCCACGGCCACCACCCGCCGGCCGTAGTCCTCGGCGTACGCCGCGCACTCGCGGTAGCGGCCGCACTCCTCGGCGACCGCGAAGTCGAACCCCACCGTCCGGCCGTCCCACCCGGCGCGGTTCTTCTGCGCCACCGCGAGGCCCACCGCGTGCGCGTCGCGCACCAGCGCCCGGGCGTACGCCGTCGCCTGCGTCGCCGTCAGCAGCCCGCGGCTGCGGGTCCAGGAGTCGAGGTTGTCCAGCTCGACGGCCTCGTAGCCGTCGCGGGCGCACTGCGCCGTCCAGCGGGCGACGATCCGGGCCAGCGCGGCCCGCCTGGCCGCGGTGCGCAGGTCGAGCAGCTGCTCGCCCCAGGCGGAGTCGACCACCGGGCGGCCGTGGCGGCGCAGCACCAGCCGGGGGTGGCCCTTCCAGAACGCCTGCTCGTCGGGCTGGGTCTGGAAGCCGTTGACGTAGCAGACGTCGTAGACCCCCGCGGGCTCCGCGTGGCGGTCGCGCACCACGATCCCGACGTCGTCGGGCACGTCGCGCACGCCGCCGAGCTGGTAGTCGGCCCGCACGCCGACGGGCAGCGGGAGCGGCTCGGGGGCTGCTGCTGCGGCGGCCGGTGACGGGGTGGGGCCGGCGACGAGCACGGGCAGCAGCGCGAGGAGGAGGACGACGAGGCGGCGCACCGCCCCATCGTCCCCCTCCCCGTGCCTGTCCGGGGGCGGATCGGCCTCAGTGGTCGGCGCGCGCCCGGCGCGGCAGCAGCCAGCCCAGGCACCACGCCAGGCCCAGCACGCCGAGGGTGGCGAGCAGGGTGACCTCGAGCGCCTCGAGGTGGCGCCCGGCCCGGACGGCCGCGACCGGGCCGACCTCCTCGAGGCCGAGGCGACCGAAGAACAGCGTGCCCAGCACCGCGACGCCCAGGGACGCGCCGAGCTGCTGCACCGACTCCAGCAGGCCGCTGGCCGAGCCGACCTCGCGGTCGTCGACCTCGCCCATGATGATGCTGAAGAGCGGCACGAAGATCATCCCCATGCCGAGCCCGAAGACGAACAGCCCGGGAGCGAGGCGGGCCAGGCCGACGGTCTCGGTGGCCTCGACGGCCCGCAGCGAGAGCCACAGCACCGCGGTGCCGAGCATCATCAGCACCAGGCCGACGTGCAGGATCGGCCGCCCGACCGCGGTCGCGGCCCAGGCGCCGACGCCGGAGCCGACGAAGGCGCCCACCGCGAGCGCGGCCAGGTAGAGCGCCGCGTGCATCGGGCCGAAGCCGAGCCCGAGCTGGAGGAACAGGCCGACGGTCAGCGAGACGCCGACGATGCTGCCGAAGAAGAACATCGTGAACGCGACGCCGCTGACGTAGGACCGCTTGGTCAGCACGCTGGCCTCGATGAGGGTGGTGCGACCGGCGCGGCCGCGGCGGCGCTGGTGCACCACGAACACCGCGAGCACCGGGGCCGAGGCGACCAGGACGCCCAGGACCCAGGTCGGCCAGCCCAGCGCCCGGCCGTCGACGAGCGGGAAGACG
This genomic interval from Nocardioides scoriae contains the following:
- a CDS encoding antibiotic biosynthesis monooxygenase, which codes for MSEPLVREPAHGGPVTVSIVRHVSPDHAEQMVAWVRAGSSLAERFPGFLGTGWVRPSDASDEWHMLYRFADQHALDAWESSSQRAWWLGSAQGLVGESLVERRTGIEGWFDEPTSRDVEDLRPATPAPPRWKQATVIWLAFFPLSLTLGLLLKGTGVEVGIVVRTFLTTLVATPIMTYALLPWMTRRFEWWLRR
- a CDS encoding NADP-dependent oxidoreductase — its product is MSTTPPAPARSTQVRLAQRPVGEPDDATYRFETTELPALADGQLLLRVVYLSLDPYMRGRMSDAPSYAAPVAVGDVLEGATVCVVEESRHPDWAVGDAALSYSGWQSHAISDGTGLRRLDPAKAPISTAVGVLGMPGFTAYAGLLQIGRPQPGETVVVAAATGPVGSAVGQIAQVQGARSVGIAGGEAKRQALLDEFGFDVALDHRSPDFADELAAAVPDGIDVYFENVGGPVAREVFKHVNLYARVPVCGLVADYNRTSAPEGPDRLPGFMGLVLRKSLTVRGFIQNEFTAAHGRDFVRDMSQWVAEGKVRYREDVVEGLENAPEAFRGLLSGRNFGKLLIKVSEDPTL
- a CDS encoding S8/S53 family peptidase, which gives rise to MRSPRWTVGVLGLTLAATSLTLAPSISTAAVTPATLARTVSDPGAGASGTADAALGNGLGRVLAGDGSRRRGATPSGPRLDDERLVVRDAQGRVRVYLTPQADADRGVFRRNAERLGFVTEYVDPTSGTLQGFVPEQRAQQVAALAQTGTMVLAPRAWTSVGQATAQGVPLQGVDTVQGTGVDGTGITIGALSDSYDAATTALDGSPLLVHAAQDVATGDLPGTGNPRNPQPVVVVDDPPVSDSNTDEGRGMLQVAHDVAPGAKLCFATALDGQLGFAANIRRLADPSGPCRADVVVDDIGYLDEPFFSDSALSDAIDDVAADGVHYFTAAGNDGVEQAWNSPVRLLPARTAVRGTNIKLGDVDPTLYSGGLQDMDPGSGTDIAQTLTLGDGGGLLNLQWDDPVDLDGATLGSPLFSQTGEVTVATPSPTYTFTATSDQVGKPLLFRVDGIPSGSTDLVLTVTAPDGTTNEIDTGSSPEQLATTVKQAGDYTIAVSGFNGDTGDFTLQVLPVLAPSTVSTDFNVLVFDSRGNYLFPIADDNLLSGRPQELAGIDGPGRVQLVIARAGTGPVGATRLRNVVYDDAALSEYVDPLSPAMAGHTLAKGATAVAAVSPFAPVGPEFFTSPGGDLPVFFDSAGERLPAVEIRRVPQIASADGGNTTFFGSDSVLDADRQPNFFGTSAAAPQASGIAALALQQAGGGRSLSPAALRNRLQDSGFRHDLDPFASSGSAGGITLSARGGAGFENGTSAPRSMVSDRFFTLRYTGKVPLRRITLLGGTAAPTALGSRSGSAGLVFDRRHFDGTPSFRDDGYAFRVGSTSGGLRARTVKASYAGSGAGQAVRGQYRRMTLTFQDRLKRGQQLQFGVDRDLAVSGYGGADEGNGADLLGSAVRYPQDQVLPGMRFVALRADGKVVRGQVSNRIGRGFTALDGYGLVDARRAVLGAR
- the ftsE gene encoding cell division ATP-binding protein FtsE, with the translated sequence MIRFENVTATYPGHTAKALDDVTAIIDEGEFVFLVGESGSGKSTFLRLVLREIRASSGQVFVDGRELGRMRSWRVPQLRRQVGTVFQDFRLLPNKTVAQNVAFALQVIGKPKAQINRLVPETLELVGLEGKGRRMPDELSGGEQQRVAIARAFVNRPKILIADEPTGNLDPATSAGIMKLLDRINRTGTTVLMASHDVEIVDQMRKRVIELEHGSVVRDQLRGVYGHTY
- the ftsX gene encoding permease-like cell division protein FtsX codes for the protein MHLRYVFSETRTGLRRNVSMSVALVVTIFVSLTLVGMGLLLNAQADKAERFWGSKLQITVFMCNQNSQVPTCADGEVTAAQKAAIEQVVETSPEVESHYFQSKEQAFATWKRVYLDKDAAEQEIYSTVTAKDMQESFWVQLKDPNQFEGIESALADQQGVAAVRDLRQVLKPIYFWIEVMKWGAIAVAAFLLLAAIMQVGNTIRMAAYARRKEIGIMRLVGASRLYISLPFLIEILVSALVGVGLAAGTLLVFMQVVIYGMLRPTSTIVEWVDWQDSLVAIGGVAALGLALTLLPTLVMTRKYLRV
- a CDS encoding M23 family metallopeptidase, which codes for MTVSALLALSSVVVTVPIATADDDLRDKQRDARSDVRSAQEDLQESSRALAAAATRLREARAKLSGAQQRLGAAQAELVEARRLDLRMQARLEAAEARLARAQAALEVARERVRGQRADIGRLAASMYVNGDPSMMGLSVVLNSQDPAEATSQLNTVDSLMSRQDLTLDELRATRAAMVAEEAEVAAAKEAVAEQRAAAATNLSRSQELERQAAAARTEVASLVVGRRAAEAQAGRARAADAGQLRAAEQQAARIKRLILERAARQRGGVTGASGGFLARPVPGYVTSPYGYRIHPIYGYYGLHDGTDFHAPCGTPNVAVAAGTVISTAWSDVYGNRLYLDVGQVNGKNMTVVYNHLSSYAVGAGQRVGRGQVVGYAGTTGWSTACHLHFSVLLDGNPVDPMRYL
- the smpB gene encoding SsrA-binding protein SmpB produces the protein MVKEQGRKLVAQNRKARHDYHVDDTLEAGLVLQGTEVKSLRAGRATLVDGFAEIDHGEAYLHGVHIPEYTQGTWTNHEPRRVRKLLLHRAEIDKLERRVNERGYTLVPLSLYFKDGRAKVELALARGKKSYDKRHAIAERTANREKEQALGRQLKGMG
- a CDS encoding trypsin-like serine protease, with translation MRSSVSLRRLAVLLLALLALGTAGGGTTGPAAASTNGTADGTAHPATGLLVLYADGFRVRCSGALVSPTVVLSAAHCFDDAVGRVAVSFDSVIAEEPPLPVPAAADPAAGYTDAELRAAGLRSGTAVSHPQYSHFTDLDTWNDVAVVVLDQPVTTITPARLAPLGSLDTIAKSQLSATVFRAVGYGAEVRKPLVGPQKATPMTYPLLRRYVDMPGQKLTPQVLQTNGTSTNDEFGETCVGDSGGPVYFGSTIAAVTSYSNGSGEKCRSVQGFQRVDVRATRDWLATFGL
- a CDS encoding amidohydrolase family protein; its protein translation is MTETPQPASIFAPDEPEVAPVWRDLGLPGLFDVHVHFLPQSIQDKVWAVFDQAGPKIGREWPIRYRHDHDQRVAQLRAFGVRRFSALPYAHRPGVATWLNEWARDFAERVPECLWSATFYPEDGVTAYVEELLEGGVEVFKLHTQVGEFLLDDPLLDDAFGLLEDAGVPIVTHVGSGPVGNRFTGPQHLARLLARHPRLPVVVAHMGAPEYAEFLTMAETHEHVRLDTTMVFTDFFDADGGYPDDLLPRLADLGDKVLLGSDFPTIPYPYREQLDGLLALEERHPGLGEDWLRRVLWHNGAELFGAPTLTAGGTSA